The following nucleotide sequence is from Firmicutes bacterium ASF500.
TGTCCTTCGTAGAGGACGAATGCTATTATAGCAAATACTCGGAATTTGTCAAGGGGTATTTTTGTTTTTTGTAAGGCTTTGGCATTTTGCTGAATATCCCTTGCGGAAGACAGGGAGGCGTGGTATGATAATATAAATCTTACCAGATCAGATACCGCCGCTGGAGCTTCCGGCGGGTGAAATGAGGGAAATTATGGAGCGTCAAACTGTAAACCGCCGGGCGGTGAAGGTGATCGGGCACCGGAACCCGGACACGGATTCCATCTGCTCGGCCATCGCCTACAGCAACCTGAAAAATATCCTGGACCCGGAACACCCCTGCAAGCCCTGCCGGGCCGGACTGCTCAACCGGGAGACGGAATTCGTCCTGAACTATTTCAAGGTCCCGGCTCCCCAGCTGTACACCGATGTCAGCCCCCATCTGCGGGACGTGGACATTCGTCCGGCCAAGGGGGTGGACGGGGAGATGAGTCTGCGCCGGGCCTGGATGACCATGCGGGACCAGCAGCTGGACACCCTGTGCGTCGTGGACGGGGAGGAGAACCTGAAGGGGGTCATCACCGTCAAGGACGTGGCCACCGCCAATATGGACGGCATGGACCCCCACAGCCTGGAGATCGCCGGGACCAGCTATGAGAACCTGATCGACATTCTGGACGGCGCCGTCCTGGTGGGGGATGTCACCGGGAAGCGGGTGGAGGGCCGAATCATCATCGGCTCGGGCAGCGCCGAGCAGATCGAAAAATCCATCTCCCCCGGAGACATCGTCATTGTCAGCAACCGCAGCGAGAGCCAGCTGGCCGCCCTGGAGATGGACGCCGGGTGCATGGTGGTGTGCGCCGGGGGGAAGGTCCCCCGGACCATATGCATGCTGGCGGAGGAGAAGGGCTGTATTGTCATTACCACGGAGATCAGTACCTATGTGGCCGGACAGATCATCAGCCAGGCCGCCCCCATCCGCCACTATATGACCTCTAAGAACCTGCTGACCTTCACCCTCAACACGCCAGTGGAGTCAGCCAGCAAGATTATGGCCTCGGTCCGCTTCCGCTACTTCCCTGTGCTGGACGACGACGGAAAGTACATTGGGGTGGTCTCCCACCGGAACATGATGAATCTGCACAAAAAGCAGCTGATCCTGGTGGACCACAACGAGAAGGGCCAGGCGGCGGAGGGCATCGAGCAGGCGGAGGTACTGGAGATCATCGACCATCACCGCATCGGCTCTATGGAGACCGACGGCCCGGTGTATTTCCGCAACGTACCTGTGGGCTGTACCTGTACCATCGTCTACCAGATGTACCGGGAGAACGGGGTGGACATCGACCCCACCATCGCCGGGCTGATGCTGTCCGCCATTCTGTCGGACACGCTGATGTTCCGCAGCCCCACCTGCACCCCCGTCGACGAGCGGGCGGCCCGGCATCTGGCCGAGCTGGCCGGGGTGGACCTGGAGGGCTACGCCGACACCATGTTTGAGCACGGCGGCGACGTGTCCGGCAAGACGGCGGCGGAGGTCTTCAACGGCGACTATAAGATCTTCACCAGCGGCGAGGTTCGCTTCGGGGTGGGCCAGGGCATCTATATGACCGAGAAGAACCGCAAGGCCGCCCAGGCCCTGGTGGGGCCCTACCTACCCGAGGCCCGGACCAAGCAGCAGCTGGACTACATATTCTATATGTTCACCGACGTGCGCAACTCCTTCACCGAGCTGCTCATGACGGGCCCCGGGGCGG
It contains:
- a CDS encoding Cobalt-dependent inorganic pyrophosphatase; translation: MERQTVNRRAVKVIGHRNPDTDSICSAIAYSNLKNILDPEHPCKPCRAGLLNRETEFVLNYFKVPAPQLYTDVSPHLRDVDIRPAKGVDGEMSLRRAWMTMRDQQLDTLCVVDGEENLKGVITVKDVATANMDGMDPHSLEIAGTSYENLIDILDGAVLVGDVTGKRVEGRIIIGSGSAEQIEKSISPGDIVIVSNRSESQLAALEMDAGCMVVCAGGKVPRTICMLAEEKGCIVITTEISTYVAGQIISQAAPIRHYMTSKNLLTFTLNTPVESASKIMASVRFRYFPVLDDDGKYIGVVSHRNMMNLHKKQLILVDHNEKGQAAEGIEQAEVLEIIDHHRIGSMETDGPVYFRNVPVGCTCTIVYQMYRENGVDIDPTIAGLMLSAILSDTLMFRSPTCTPVDERAARHLAELAGVDLEGYADTMFEHGGDVSGKTAAEVFNGDYKIFTSGEVRFGVGQGIYMTEKNRKAAQALVGPYLPEARTKQQLDYIFYMFTDVRNSFTELLMTGPGAEELACKTFGAEIENGVVTLPGVVSRKKQMVPSLINAIKLEQE